A portion of the Aricia agestis chromosome 1, ilAriAges1.1, whole genome shotgun sequence genome contains these proteins:
- the LOC121728559 gene encoding lipase 1-like, with protein sequence MASKAKVTLHALLLACTVVLAHLARSALPVSDATKRYLGTPRAALLNFTETCAAHRYRAEEHRVRTADGYLLTVFRVGRAGCAPRRPPVLLMHGLLQSADAFLDPGPRAGLPYLLADRCFDVWVGNMRGNYYARRHETLDPDRDAAFWDFGVEEIGLHDIPATIDYVLQHTGARKLNYVGFSQGSGTFFVMCSEVPGACDKVNVHIGLAPAARQTHTRSVIYRAFAATLRKLRGVLAMAGYNEVLARGALGHEFLAFMCHLSWKSEKLCGTAEAMFDSFHPGSISNDTLFNMFGHFPAGTSLKTFVRYAQSFESPRFAKFDYGEERNRREYGDARPPSYNLSAVTAPSVILYGRNDHLVDVQDVAWLVRRLPRVLEATEVAEPLWNHFDCTYSRHIPDMIFPTVYKYLLRYSVT encoded by the coding sequence ATGGCGTCTAAAGCTAAGGTCACGCTCCACGCGCTGCTGCTGGCGTGCACGGTCGTGCTAGCGCATCTGGCCCGCAGCGCGCTGCCCGTCAGCGACGCCACCAAGCGCTACCTGGGCACCCCGCGCGCCGCCCTCCTCAACTTCACCGAGACGTGCGCCGCGCACCGCTACCGCGCCGAGGAGCATCGCGTGCGCACCGCCGACGGCTACCTGCTGACCGTCTTCCGCGTGGGCCGCGCCGGCTGCGCGCCGCGTCGCCCGCCCGTGCTGCTCATGCACGGCCTGCTGCAGAGCGCCGACGCCTTCCTGGACCCCGGCCCGCGCGCCGGTCTGCCCTACCTGCTGGCCGACCGCTGCTTCGACGTGTGGGTGGGCAACATGCGCGGCAACTACTACGCGCGCCGCCACGAGACCCTCGACCCCGACCGTGACGCCGCCTTCTGGGACTTCGGCGTCGAGGAGATCGGCCTCCACGACATCCCAGCGACGATCGACTACGTGCTGCAGCACACCGGCGCCCGGAAGCTCAACTACGTGGGCTTCTCGCAGGGCTCGGGGACGTTCTTCGTGATGTGCTCGGAGGTGCCGGGCGCCTGCGACAAGGTGAACGTGCACATCGGGCTGGCGCCGGCCGCGCGCCAGACGCACACGCGGTCCGTCATCTACCGCGCGTTCGCGGCGACGCTGCGCAAGCTGCGCGGCGTGCTGGCGATGGCGGGCTACAACGAGGTGCTGGCGCGCGGCGCGCTCGGCCACGAGTTCCTGGCGTTCATGTGCCACCTGTCGTGGAAATCGGAGAAGCTGTGCGGCACGGCCGAGGCGATGTTCGACTCCTTCCACCCCGGCTCCATCTCGAACGACACGCTGTTCAACATGTTCGGCCACTTCCCGGCGGGCACGTCGCTCAAGACGTTCGTGCGGTACGCGCAGAGCTTCGAGAGCCCGCGCTTCGCCAAGTTCGACTACGGGGAGGAGCGCAACCGGCGCGAGTACGGCGACGCGCGCCCGCCCTCGTACAACCTGTCGGCGGTGACGGCGCCCAGCGTCATCCTGTACGGGCGGAACGACCACCTGGTGGACGTGCAGGACGTGGCGTGGCTGGTGAGGCGGCTGCCGCGCGTGCTGGAGGCGACGGAGGTGGCCGAGCCGCTGTGGAACCACTTCGACTGCACCTACAGCCGGCACATCCCCGACATGATCTTCCCCACCGTGTACAAGTACCTGCTGCGGTACAGCGTCACGTAG